A single genomic interval of Microbacterium sp. BLY harbors:
- a CDS encoding sigma-70 family RNA polymerase sigma factor, protein MSDEGRDEERARDADLLGRVREGDQQAYAELWERYAPAAIAVARTYWWSTDADDLVAEAFTRIFQAIQAGKGPTAAFKPYLFATMRNLAVSWGRSRREVPIEYIEAVEDPSTTDAAADADFDASLVSQAILALPERWQDVLWFGEVEHLSMHEIGQRLDISERAAAVLAFRAREGLRQAWITAHVAARPPASRECQWTLGKLGAHARRRLTPRDTARIHAHLDECAECRAKAAEARHAGSRMLSVLFPAGITVGAGAQVWQSFTTAGLVASATPVPPAVGAPVAGLAAAKGALGLAAGVAATTLAAALTVTVVGAPAVVAPPAAAQVVTWTTPTPTASPSAPPAPPVTPAPAAPSAPPAAPAPAPSPPPAPEPAPAPAVPSPPVLLDIPAQVSRTQLASATVGCEPGADLAVSAFGVTLAAGVCGSDGRWWTSFPVAAFPVPPGTSVTLSFAQSNGAGTSGQSSAQVLILD, encoded by the coding sequence ATGAGTGACGAGGGCAGAGACGAGGAGCGGGCCCGCGATGCGGACCTTCTCGGCCGTGTGCGAGAGGGCGACCAGCAGGCCTACGCGGAGCTGTGGGAGCGGTACGCCCCGGCGGCGATCGCGGTCGCCCGCACCTACTGGTGGTCCACGGATGCGGACGACCTGGTGGCGGAGGCCTTCACCCGGATATTCCAGGCCATCCAGGCCGGTAAGGGACCGACCGCGGCCTTCAAGCCGTACCTCTTCGCCACCATGCGCAACCTCGCGGTCAGCTGGGGGCGGTCGCGCCGCGAGGTGCCGATCGAGTACATCGAGGCGGTGGAGGATCCCTCCACCACGGACGCCGCTGCGGACGCCGACTTCGACGCCTCCCTCGTCTCCCAGGCCATCCTCGCCCTGCCGGAGCGGTGGCAGGACGTGCTCTGGTTCGGGGAGGTCGAGCACCTCTCGATGCACGAGATCGGTCAGCGGCTCGACATCAGCGAGCGCGCGGCCGCGGTGCTCGCGTTCCGGGCCAGGGAGGGTCTGCGGCAGGCGTGGATCACCGCGCACGTCGCGGCGCGTCCCCCGGCCTCACGGGAGTGTCAGTGGACTCTCGGGAAGCTGGGGGCGCACGCGCGCCGCCGCCTGACACCGCGCGACACCGCTCGCATCCACGCCCACCTCGACGAGTGCGCGGAGTGCCGCGCGAAGGCCGCCGAAGCGCGCCACGCCGGTTCGCGCATGCTCTCCGTCCTCTTTCCCGCCGGGATCACAGTGGGGGCCGGCGCGCAGGTGTGGCAGTCGTTCACGACCGCCGGGCTCGTCGCGAGCGCGACCCCGGTGCCGCCCGCGGTCGGCGCTCCCGTGGCGGGCCTCGCCGCAGCCAAGGGGGCTCTGGGGCTCGCCGCCGGCGTCGCGGCCACGACCCTCGCCGCGGCGCTCACGGTGACGGTGGTGGGAGCCCCCGCCGTGGTCGCGCCGCCCGCGGCGGCGCAGGTCGTGACGTGGACGACGCCGACCCCGACGGCATCGCCGTCGGCCCCGCCCGCCCCACCCGTGACCCCCGCTCCGGCCGCGCCCTCCGCGCCGCCGGCCGCCCCCGCCCCTGCGCCGTCGCCACCGCCGGCGCCCGAACCGGCACCCGCGCCGGCCGTGCCCAGCCCGCCGGTCCTCCTCGACATCCCCGCGCAGGTCTCCCGCACGCAGCTGGCCTCGGCCACCGTGGGCTGCGAACCGGGCGCCGACCTAGCCGTCTCCGCCTTCGGCGTCACGCTCGCCGCCGGCGTCTGCGGCAGCGACGGGCGATGGTGGACGAGCTTCCCCGTCGCCGCGTTCCCGGTCCCCCCGGGAACGTCCGTGACGCTGAGCTTCGCGCAGTCCAACGGTGCCGGAACATCCGGACAGTCCTCCGCCCAGGTGCTCATCCTGGATTGA
- a CDS encoding DUF11 domain-containing protein: protein MRKRSGAFMLGLLLALGVAATGSPAAAAQGEATIVDPHTGTFTLADGTIATATLSGGERIFGEQGKSLGDWSGTDAMYADGVSAKDLPTLIVHSTPDCGSAPRCGEGQLTITFDRPVDDPAIHLAEFGAGTGRSDTGWASADGIRFASADDGATRAVVSDGATFTDGGDGYMRGDVRISCSAATNPGGCGSLTVPGTGITRIVFDMARFALSAEQTNGLDGYALGVTATATETPAPPAPPAPAPPAPEPVATMPALTLSKSVDRPVAGHDEPLSYTVVVGNAGTAAAKDVPVADLLPAGLTGVAADQGGVVADGQVRWMLPEVPAGGEVVLHVTGRTPAGLAEAQLVNRATVQNPADAPTGTPAPTVATPCPDDPQQACALTAVGAVASLEIDKTVAQTTASAGAILDYTITVSNDGPGTAMLIPVVDDLPDGARFIAASAGGVAVKDRVGWIVPEILPGQSATLTLRAQVPPDAEGTVVNRATVAYDETMAAGLKAAAVQAGIAVPADLSALPALPPLTAAHVCADDAQWSCAATVVRAPAAGLAQTGGTPVAVLPALALLAGGAVLLLVSARRSSHR from the coding sequence ATGAGGAAACGATCGGGCGCCTTCATGCTCGGACTGCTGCTCGCCCTGGGGGTCGCCGCGACGGGGTCTCCCGCCGCCGCCGCGCAGGGAGAAGCCACCATCGTCGACCCGCACACCGGGACGTTCACCCTTGCGGACGGCACGATCGCGACCGCGACGCTCTCCGGCGGCGAGCGCATCTTCGGAGAACAGGGAAAGTCGCTCGGCGACTGGAGCGGGACCGATGCGATGTACGCCGACGGCGTCTCGGCGAAAGATCTCCCGACGCTGATCGTGCACTCGACTCCGGACTGCGGGTCCGCGCCGCGCTGCGGCGAGGGGCAGCTCACGATCACGTTCGACCGTCCCGTCGACGACCCGGCGATCCACCTCGCCGAGTTCGGGGCTGGGACAGGGAGGTCGGACACCGGATGGGCCTCCGCCGACGGCATCCGCTTCGCCTCGGCCGACGACGGCGCCACCCGCGCCGTCGTCTCGGACGGCGCGACCTTCACGGACGGCGGCGACGGCTACATGCGCGGTGACGTGCGCATCTCCTGCTCCGCGGCAACGAATCCGGGCGGATGCGGCAGCCTCACCGTGCCCGGCACGGGGATCACGCGGATCGTGTTCGACATGGCTCGTTTCGCGCTGTCCGCGGAGCAGACGAACGGACTGGACGGCTACGCCCTCGGGGTGACGGCCACCGCTACGGAGACCCCCGCGCCTCCAGCACCCCCGGCCCCGGCACCCCCGGCCCCGGAGCCCGTCGCCACGATGCCGGCATTGACCCTGTCGAAGAGTGTCGATCGGCCGGTCGCCGGTCATGACGAGCCGCTGTCGTACACGGTGGTCGTCGGTAACGCCGGCACCGCCGCCGCGAAGGACGTCCCCGTCGCCGACCTGCTCCCGGCTGGCCTGACCGGCGTCGCAGCAGATCAGGGCGGCGTCGTCGCGGACGGGCAGGTGCGCTGGATGCTTCCCGAGGTCCCCGCCGGCGGCGAGGTCGTCCTCCATGTGACGGGGAGGACGCCCGCAGGGCTGGCCGAGGCGCAGCTCGTGAACCGTGCGACCGTGCAGAATCCCGCCGACGCGCCCACCGGGACCCCGGCCCCGACCGTGGCCACGCCCTGCCCGGACGACCCCCAGCAGGCGTGCGCCCTGACCGCGGTCGGCGCTGTCGCCTCGCTCGAGATCGACAAGACCGTGGCGCAGACGACCGCGTCCGCCGGGGCGATCCTCGATTACACGATCACCGTGTCGAACGACGGCCCGGGGACGGCGATGCTGATCCCGGTCGTCGACGACCTGCCGGACGGTGCGCGGTTCATCGCCGCCTCGGCCGGAGGCGTCGCGGTGAAGGATCGCGTCGGCTGGATCGTCCCGGAGATCCTCCCCGGGCAGTCGGCCACGCTGACCCTCCGTGCGCAGGTGCCGCCGGACGCCGAGGGCACGGTCGTCAACCGCGCGACCGTCGCGTACGACGAGACGATGGCCGCGGGCCTGAAGGCTGCCGCGGTGCAGGCGGGGATCGCCGTCCCGGCCGACCTGTCGGCCCTCCCCGCGCTCCCGCCGCTGACGGCCGCCCATGTCTGCGCCGACGACGCGCAGTGGTCCTGTGCGGCGACGGTCGTCCGGGCACCCGCCGCGGGCCTCGCGCAGACCGGCGGCACGCCGGTCGCCGTCCTTCCGGCGCTCGCGCTGCTGGCGGGTGGGGCTGTGCTCCTCCTCGTCTCCGCGCGCCGTTCCTCCCACCGATAA
- the wecB gene encoding non-hydrolyzing UDP-N-acetylglucosamine 2-epimerase, whose protein sequence is MSLPKGAVMIVFGTRPEIIKLAPLVRELGDAAFVVHTGQHYDPGMSRVFLRSCGIERVDLQLHVGGLPRAAQIGRAAEQIAEAIGRFEPRYVVVQGDTNATFAAALAANAAGVRLGHVEAGLRANDRRMPEEHNRVMVDHIADDLFAATEANRANLLAEGIEDDRIVVTGNPVVEAVRAQREDASGDADELARLGLVPSGYVLATLHRQENVDDPENLLATLRAFAAIAESGWPVVFPVHPRTRAMLTALDATDLLDGLIAEEPLPYERFLALAAQAALLVSDSGGIQEEATVIGRPVLVVRDSTERPEALGTFTALVSPQELATAASAQLRVIEPTLAHLATVPSPFGDGRATARIAAHIRACVAEPRTEES, encoded by the coding sequence GTGTCCCTGCCGAAGGGCGCCGTCATGATCGTCTTCGGGACCCGTCCCGAGATCATCAAGCTCGCGCCGCTGGTCCGCGAACTCGGGGACGCCGCCTTCGTCGTCCACACCGGCCAGCACTACGACCCGGGAATGTCGCGGGTGTTCCTCCGCTCGTGCGGAATCGAGCGGGTCGATCTCCAGCTCCACGTCGGCGGGCTCCCGCGTGCCGCCCAAATCGGTCGGGCGGCCGAGCAGATCGCGGAGGCCATCGGCCGCTTCGAACCCCGCTACGTCGTAGTGCAGGGAGACACGAACGCGACGTTCGCGGCCGCGCTCGCGGCGAACGCGGCGGGGGTGCGGCTCGGGCACGTCGAGGCCGGACTGCGAGCGAACGACCGCCGGATGCCGGAGGAGCACAACAGGGTGATGGTCGACCACATCGCCGACGACCTGTTCGCGGCCACGGAGGCGAACAGGGCGAACCTGCTCGCGGAGGGGATCGAGGACGACCGCATCGTCGTCACCGGCAACCCCGTGGTGGAGGCCGTGCGGGCGCAGCGTGAGGACGCGTCGGGCGATGCCGACGAGCTCGCCCGGCTCGGCCTCGTCCCGTCCGGGTACGTGCTCGCGACGCTCCATCGCCAGGAGAACGTCGACGACCCGGAGAACCTGCTCGCGACCCTGCGGGCTTTCGCCGCGATCGCGGAGTCCGGATGGCCCGTCGTGTTCCCCGTGCACCCGCGCACGAGGGCGATGCTCACCGCGCTCGACGCGACCGACCTCCTCGACGGCCTGATCGCCGAGGAGCCGCTTCCCTACGAGCGCTTCCTCGCGCTGGCGGCGCAGGCGGCGCTCCTCGTCTCGGACTCCGGGGGCATCCAGGAGGAGGCCACCGTCATCGGCCGGCCGGTCCTGGTGGTCCGGGACTCGACGGAGCGCCCCGAAGCCCTGGGAACGTTCACCGCGCTCGTCTCGCCGCAGGAGCTCGCCACGGCGGCCTCCGCCCAGCTCCGCGTCATCGAGCCCACGCTCGCCCATCTGGCCACGGTGCCGTCGCCCTTCGGAGACGGCCGGGCCACCGCACGAATCGCAGCGCACATCCGCGCCTGCGTCGCCGAACCCCGCACGGAGGAGTCCTGA
- a CDS encoding glycosyltransferase: MFPLLNAFTVLLGVAFVTYVILILVPFLRYPKTTPGDPAAFEWHFFIPCRDEEAVIDTTISRARRDFPGAHVWVIDDDSEDATAAIVSRWAEGDGRVHLVQRRRPQARTGKGDALNAAYHQLLEWLPADADHDRVVIVVIDADGEMEPNALEICSADDIFGDDSVGAAQIAVWMKNRDDPRPVPHGGRFANRFARYLLRMQDLEFRTTIAAMQSLRAKTGTVGLGGNGQFTRLSVLDAIGDTFGEPWHGALLEDYELGVHVVLAGFQVRHVYDTHVNQEALPSIRRLLTQRTRWAQGNIQCVKYIREVVKSPYVDNAGVIETVYYLVLPFLQMLGGLAFLILFGAQVGYWLEEPELFQVAVGDLLGVIGLLFAFSVAPFAIWGFVYKTRCEPQVSWLTALGWGLGVWLYVYYMYICIARAFLRIVRGKNGWAKTRRNAEAHIVVNGSVAVEV; encoded by the coding sequence ATGTTCCCGCTCCTCAACGCCTTCACCGTCCTGCTCGGCGTCGCCTTCGTCACCTACGTCATCCTCATCCTCGTCCCCTTCCTCCGCTACCCGAAGACGACACCGGGGGATCCGGCGGCCTTCGAATGGCACTTCTTCATCCCGTGCCGGGACGAGGAGGCGGTGATCGACACCACGATCTCGCGGGCCCGCAGGGACTTCCCCGGCGCGCACGTCTGGGTGATCGACGACGACAGCGAAGACGCCACGGCCGCTATCGTCAGCCGGTGGGCCGAGGGCGACGGACGCGTGCACCTGGTGCAGCGGCGCCGCCCCCAAGCCCGGACCGGCAAGGGCGACGCGCTCAACGCCGCCTACCATCAGCTCCTCGAGTGGCTCCCCGCGGACGCCGACCACGACCGCGTCGTGATCGTCGTGATCGACGCGGACGGCGAGATGGAGCCCAACGCGCTGGAGATCTGCTCGGCCGACGACATCTTCGGCGACGACAGCGTGGGGGCCGCGCAGATCGCCGTCTGGATGAAGAACCGCGACGATCCCCGCCCCGTCCCGCACGGCGGGCGCTTCGCGAACCGCTTCGCGCGCTATCTGCTGCGCATGCAGGACCTCGAGTTCCGCACCACCATCGCCGCGATGCAGTCGCTGCGGGCGAAGACGGGGACCGTCGGCCTCGGCGGCAACGGCCAGTTCACCCGGCTCTCCGTCCTCGACGCGATCGGCGACACGTTCGGCGAACCCTGGCACGGCGCGCTGCTGGAGGATTACGAGCTCGGCGTCCATGTCGTGCTCGCGGGCTTCCAGGTCCGCCATGTCTACGACACGCACGTCAACCAGGAAGCCCTGCCCTCGATCCGTCGCCTGCTCACGCAGCGCACGCGCTGGGCGCAGGGGAACATCCAGTGCGTCAAGTACATCCGCGAGGTGGTGAAGTCGCCGTACGTCGACAACGCCGGGGTCATCGAGACCGTGTACTACCTCGTGCTCCCCTTCCTCCAGATGCTCGGCGGGCTCGCCTTCCTGATCCTGTTCGGAGCGCAGGTGGGGTACTGGCTGGAGGAGCCCGAGCTGTTCCAGGTCGCGGTCGGCGACCTCCTCGGGGTCATCGGCCTGCTGTTCGCCTTCTCCGTCGCCCCGTTCGCCATCTGGGGATTCGTCTACAAGACGCGCTGTGAACCCCAGGTGAGCTGGCTGACCGCGCTCGGATGGGGCCTCGGGGTCTGGCTCTACGTCTATTACATGTACATCTGCATCGCGCGGGCATTCCTGCGCATCGTCCGGGGGAAGAACGGGTGGGCCAAGACGCGACGCAACGCGGAGGCCCACATCGTCGTCAACGGATCCGTCGCCGTGGAGGTCTGA
- a CDS encoding exosortase/archaeosortase family protein: MSAVTENLIPSALRARRLPRISLPHRVARVAVALLMLAAGAALLQVNAAFRAFEAVVTTWLLSPFVSGQRAAIGEHYLVWTPTDDLIALQVTVECTALLVGLPLTVVAAVILAFTAVPWERLFAGLAAMWGIVFAVNIIRLVLIGWATQTWGLDPGYKVSHVFVGSVVGVLGYVVGLIVMLLIIGVRAPQRRNIRRDRA, translated from the coding sequence ATGAGCGCTGTCACCGAGAACCTGATCCCGTCCGCCCTGCGGGCACGCCGGCTGCCGCGCATCTCGCTCCCCCACCGGGTGGCCCGCGTCGCCGTGGCGCTGCTGATGCTCGCGGCGGGTGCCGCCCTGCTCCAGGTCAACGCCGCCTTCCGCGCGTTCGAGGCCGTCGTGACGACGTGGCTGCTGTCCCCGTTCGTGTCGGGGCAGCGCGCCGCCATCGGCGAGCACTACCTCGTCTGGACCCCGACCGACGATCTGATCGCGCTGCAGGTGACCGTCGAGTGCACGGCCCTGCTGGTCGGGCTGCCGCTCACGGTCGTGGCCGCGGTGATCCTCGCGTTCACCGCCGTGCCCTGGGAACGGCTGTTCGCGGGACTCGCGGCCATGTGGGGCATCGTCTTCGCCGTCAACATCATCCGTCTCGTCCTCATCGGCTGGGCCACGCAGACCTGGGGCCTGGACCCCGGCTACAAGGTGAGCCACGTGTTCGTGGGGTCGGTGGTCGGCGTGCTCGGCTACGTCGTGGGGCTCATCGTGATGCTCCTGATTATCGGCGTGCGCGCGCCCCAGCGCCGGAATATCCGTCGGGACCGCGCGTAA
- a CDS encoding DUF11 domain-containing protein, with product MKKRSILRGTLTGGLLAAMAVGALAAAPAASAVDINGWSGSGDTRTAAAAGGTARITTTDKIQVKSSGDVVNLATVRDGGEAGLNVIGLNEGYPCKNGYECVRGSVIVDFGQQVKNPKIKLANLGGDVYSLGGIVRSSAKYTLNTAGVSLSAVSGNLKVTGTTITSTDFAARSGSVQVNGTVSKVEFRVTMRSQGAFVGLVPLWTKVPSDLHSIDIDVDKPTKPVLAVDKNDHRDAAVIGDQLSYDIVVRNTGDATANNVVVSDDLPAGLTGATASYTAGATGQVSVTGQRVQGTIPSLAPGASSTITVKATVGSATPIGNLHNNACAVGTSTNQACDWDDTTISKKTAPVLTISKDDGQGDVSLGQNLTYDIVVKNTGDGAATNVVVSDPLPAGLDFVSGSGPSGVTVSAAGRSVTAEVGTLDPGQSVTLKVNAKVNQSAPPGALTNQACAVAGNAANVCATDVDTVKREFFQYTFNSNPTDPQPGQAVTYRMEYGNNGNIDSANAEIAYALAGVLDDSSWDPSSVTADRGTVTVSGDSIDWKGPLASGETVVITFTGVWNGNGDGFAFPDVTYYGSAR from the coding sequence GTGAAGAAGAGATCCATTCTCCGAGGCACACTGACGGGAGGGTTGCTCGCCGCCATGGCGGTGGGCGCCCTCGCGGCAGCCCCGGCGGCCTCGGCCGTCGACATCAACGGCTGGTCCGGGTCGGGAGACACCCGGACGGCCGCGGCGGCGGGCGGCACCGCCCGCATCACCACCACCGACAAGATCCAGGTCAAGAGCTCGGGCGACGTCGTGAACCTCGCCACCGTCCGCGACGGCGGCGAGGCGGGCCTGAACGTGATCGGGCTGAACGAGGGATACCCCTGCAAGAACGGGTACGAGTGCGTCCGCGGGAGCGTCATCGTCGACTTCGGTCAGCAGGTCAAGAACCCGAAGATCAAGCTCGCCAACCTCGGTGGCGACGTCTACTCGCTCGGCGGCATCGTGCGGAGCTCGGCGAAGTACACGCTGAACACCGCGGGGGTGAGCCTCAGTGCCGTGTCGGGCAACCTCAAGGTCACCGGGACCACCATCACGTCGACCGACTTCGCCGCGCGCAGCGGGAGTGTCCAGGTCAACGGCACGGTCTCCAAGGTCGAGTTCCGGGTCACGATGCGCTCCCAGGGCGCGTTCGTCGGACTGGTGCCGCTGTGGACCAAGGTGCCCAGCGATCTGCACAGCATCGACATCGACGTGGACAAGCCGACCAAGCCCGTGCTGGCCGTCGACAAGAACGACCACCGGGATGCGGCCGTGATCGGCGACCAGCTGTCGTACGACATCGTGGTGCGCAACACGGGTGACGCGACGGCGAACAACGTCGTCGTGAGCGATGACCTGCCCGCCGGCCTCACCGGCGCCACCGCGTCGTACACGGCCGGCGCGACCGGACAGGTGTCGGTCACCGGACAGCGGGTGCAGGGCACGATCCCGTCGCTCGCTCCCGGTGCGTCCTCGACGATCACCGTGAAGGCGACGGTCGGCTCCGCCACCCCGATCGGGAACCTGCACAACAACGCCTGCGCCGTCGGCACCTCGACCAACCAGGCGTGTGACTGGGACGACACGACGATCTCCAAGAAGACGGCGCCCGTGCTGACCATCAGCAAGGACGACGGTCAGGGCGACGTCTCGCTCGGACAGAACCTGACGTACGACATCGTCGTGAAGAACACCGGTGACGGTGCGGCCACGAACGTCGTCGTCAGCGATCCGCTTCCGGCCGGTCTCGACTTCGTCTCCGGCAGCGGTCCGTCCGGTGTGACGGTGAGCGCCGCCGGGCGCTCGGTGACCGCCGAGGTCGGCACGCTCGACCCGGGTCAGTCGGTCACGCTGAAGGTGAACGCCAAGGTCAACCAGTCGGCCCCGCCGGGTGCGCTGACCAACCAGGCGTGCGCGGTCGCCGGCAACGCGGCGAACGTCTGCGCCACCGACGTCGACACCGTCAAGCGCGAGTTCTTCCAGTACACGTTCAACTCGAACCCGACCGACCCGCAGCCGGGTCAGGCCGTGACGTACCGGATGGAGTACGGCAACAACGGCAACATCGACTCGGCGAACGCGGAGATCGCGTACGCGCTGGCCGGTGTGCTCGACGACTCCAGCTGGGATCCGTCGAGCGTGACCGCCGACCGCGGCACCGTCACGGTGAGTGGCGACAGCATCGACTGGAAGGGACCCCTCGCCTCCGGTGAGACGGTCGTGATCACCTTCACCGGTGTCTGGAACGGGAACGGCGACGGCTTCGCCTTCCCGGATGTCACCTACTACGGCAGCGCCCGCTAG
- a CDS encoding cytochrome C5 yields the protein MALELLLSRIVESGLLEDPVAENGLVYGRASLDAAGTVVNVNVDPELEGDESEEDVDPEALVAAIARVLSMSEKRWRAIVEEVALDIEDAVDDEPVVEQIDLRDDLEATSVVVFADAVLLAFVAPKQFPESRILVQLDEELEVDGIEVREPDGTEVIDVDTLDELLDLISRADRD from the coding sequence ATGGCGCTCGAACTCCTCCTGTCCCGCATCGTCGAGAGCGGTCTGCTCGAAGACCCCGTCGCGGAGAACGGCCTGGTCTACGGACGTGCGAGCCTGGACGCCGCCGGCACCGTCGTGAACGTGAACGTCGACCCCGAGCTCGAGGGCGACGAGAGCGAGGAGGACGTGGATCCGGAGGCCCTCGTGGCCGCGATCGCGCGGGTGCTCTCGATGAGCGAGAAGCGCTGGCGGGCGATCGTCGAGGAGGTGGCGCTCGACATCGAGGACGCGGTGGACGACGAGCCCGTGGTCGAGCAGATCGACCTGCGGGACGACCTGGAGGCGACGTCCGTGGTCGTGTTCGCCGACGCCGTGCTGCTCGCGTTCGTCGCGCCCAAGCAGTTCCCGGAGTCGCGCATCCTCGTGCAGCTCGACGAGGAGCTGGAGGTCGACGGCATCGAGGTGCGGGAGCCCGACGGCACCGAGGTCATCGACGTCGACACGCTCGACGAACTCCTGGATCTCATCAGCCGCGCCGACCGCGACTGA
- a CDS encoding S8 family serine peptidase, with translation MIRRSLSRGIGVALAIGAALGVAVPSAVIPSAAVGAALGVAVPSAVIPSAAVAAEAPALNWVINTAPDGPSEETLRPTIAEAGGTLLISYPEIGVTVARAPEQGFAAALRAVPGVQSVGPTRTSTAPDRLPEPAVSAAGVTDEPASMPAEGTAWDMVALGATTAGGAGVVVGVADNGVDAGHPDLVDRIDPALSAGCGVNGVPDTRPAAWHPGAGFAGAHGTHVAGSVAGAADGTGIRGVAPDARIAAIKVDNQAGHIYPEASICATMWAVRHHIPVVNHSYYVDPWYVWCADADTQSAALEALRRAYAYSHAQGVVNVAAVGNENQDLATMTSDVLSPDDGAPEPRPVDASCRKVPAGLPDVISVAAADQDETSGAVVRAGFSNYGAGMVTVTAPGIAWSSTTRQGDGAIYTSLPGTSMASPHVAGLAARLLAADPMLTPDQVTRRIRATADAVSDEGPDRVGAGLMDAQIGTAVPAVGVYSRIAFTGQPFRVTGSGHPARSTVELRVGAATTEVRTDAQGRFATVFPIPANAAPGAATLTAGAARAPIVIRTSPPAPIILTPRAGSTVAATTTTISGTGVPGSRVRVQVRDGELTPFLRFVTVRDDGTWSVGAPLTQGSYEVVARTVLDGEVSAITAPVGFSVRTKSAIGYSVQLSPQPGVEDDTLVVLDVVNAGATAGRAVVDIDLTAFADVGMPVPPVGEIERTARGLRWTLPLDSAETAQLQIPVRTTSDDPAFPVIRVR, from the coding sequence GTGATCCGTCGTTCCCTCTCCCGCGGCATCGGCGTCGCGCTCGCCATCGGCGCGGCGCTCGGCGTGGCCGTCCCATCGGCCGTCATCCCCTCCGCGGCCGTCGGCGCGGCGCTCGGCGTGGCCGTCCCATCGGCCGTCATCCCCTCCGCGGCCGTCGCCGCCGAGGCGCCCGCGCTGAACTGGGTGATCAACACCGCTCCCGACGGCCCGAGCGAGGAGACGCTCCGCCCGACCATCGCGGAGGCCGGCGGCACGCTGCTGATCTCGTACCCGGAGATCGGGGTCACCGTCGCCCGCGCCCCCGAGCAGGGCTTCGCGGCCGCGCTCCGCGCCGTCCCCGGAGTGCAGTCGGTCGGGCCCACCCGCACCTCCACCGCGCCCGACCGCCTGCCGGAGCCCGCCGTCTCCGCCGCCGGGGTCACGGACGAACCGGCATCGATGCCGGCCGAGGGGACCGCGTGGGACATGGTGGCGCTCGGTGCCACCACCGCGGGCGGAGCCGGTGTCGTCGTGGGTGTCGCGGACAACGGTGTCGACGCCGGCCACCCGGATCTCGTCGACCGCATCGACCCGGCGCTCTCGGCGGGCTGCGGCGTCAACGGCGTCCCGGACACGCGCCCCGCGGCCTGGCACCCGGGTGCCGGGTTCGCGGGAGCGCACGGCACCCACGTCGCCGGCAGCGTCGCCGGCGCGGCCGACGGCACGGGCATCCGCGGCGTGGCCCCGGACGCCCGCATCGCCGCCATCAAGGTCGACAACCAGGCCGGGCACATCTACCCGGAGGCCAGCATCTGCGCCACGATGTGGGCGGTGCGGCACCACATCCCGGTGGTCAACCACAGTTACTACGTCGACCCCTGGTACGTGTGGTGCGCCGACGCCGACACGCAGTCCGCCGCCCTCGAAGCCCTCCGCCGCGCCTACGCCTACTCGCACGCGCAGGGCGTCGTGAACGTCGCCGCCGTGGGCAACGAGAACCAGGATCTGGCGACGATGACCTCCGACGTCCTCAGCCCCGACGACGGGGCCCCGGAGCCGCGGCCGGTCGACGCCTCGTGCCGGAAGGTGCCGGCCGGTCTGCCGGACGTGATCTCGGTCGCGGCCGCCGATCAGGACGAGACGAGCGGTGCCGTGGTCCGTGCCGGGTTCTCCAACTACGGCGCCGGCATGGTGACCGTCACCGCCCCCGGCATCGCATGGTCCTCGACGACGCGTCAGGGCGACGGGGCGATCTACACGTCACTGCCCGGCACCTCCATGGCCTCCCCGCACGTCGCCGGACTCGCCGCCAGGCTGCTCGCCGCAGACCCGATGCTCACCCCCGACCAGGTGACGCGCCGCATCCGGGCCACGGCCGACGCGGTCTCGGACGAGGGCCCGGACCGGGTCGGCGCCGGGCTCATGGACGCCCAGATCGGCACCGCCGTCCCCGCCGTCGGGGTCTACTCCCGGATCGCGTTCACCGGACAGCCGTTCCGGGTGACCGGGAGCGGGCACCCGGCCCGGAGCACCGTGGAGCTGCGCGTGGGGGCGGCGACCACCGAGGTGCGGACCGATGCGCAGGGCCGCTTCGCGACCGTGTTCCCGATCCCGGCGAATGCGGCGCCCGGGGCCGCCACCCTCACCGCCGGCGCCGCCCGGGCGCCGATCGTCATCCGCACGTCCCCGCCCGCGCCGATCATCCTCACCCCGAGGGCGGGCTCGACGGTCGCCGCCACGACGACCACGATCTCGGGCACCGGCGTCCCGGGCTCCCGGGTGCGCGTGCAGGTCCGCGACGGGGAGCTGACCCCGTTCCTCCGGTTCGTGACCGTGCGGGACGACGGGACCTGGAGTGTCGGCGCCCCGCTGACCCAGGGAAGCTACGAGGTGGTGGCGCGGACCGTCCTCGACGGGGAGGTCTCCGCGATCACCGCGCCGGTGGGCTTCTCCGTCCGCACGAAGTCCGCGATCGGCTACTCCGTGCAGCTGTCGCCGCAGCCCGGGGTCGAGGACGACACCCTCGTCGTCCTTGACGTCGTCAACGCCGGTGCGACCGCCGGCCGGGCCGTGGTCGACATCGATCTGACCGCGTTCGCGGACGTCGGGATGCCGGTGCCGCCGGTGGGGGAGATCGAGCGCACGGCGCGCGGCCTCCGGTGGACGCTCCCGCTCGACTCCGCCGAGACGGCGCAACTGCAGATCCCGGTGCGCACGACCTCCGACGACCCCGCGTTCCCCGTCATCAGGGTGCGTTGA